From one Coxiella-like endosymbiont genomic stretch:
- a CDS encoding ABC transporter transmembrane domain-containing protein: MEVFSFIALFGIILKRLRVSLLTYISKQLDVTIGREILEKILFLPLSYFEKNLIDSQIAQVKDYDSLRNIITGKLINIIFDIPVAILFSIIMGFLAEILDLILIIIVILFLLFTLLFYKSIAQYIKMILY, encoded by the coding sequence ATGGAGGTATTCTCATTCATTGCTCTTTTTGGAATTATATTGAAAAGGCTTCGAGTTAGTCTTTTAACCTATATTAGCAAACAATTAGATGTAACCATAGGAAGAGAAATATTAGAAAAAATTTTATTTTTACCACTTTCCTATTTTGAAAAAAATTTGATTGATTCTCAGATTGCGCAAGTTAAAGATTATGATTCCTTACGAAATATAATTACAGGAAAATTGATAAATATTATTTTTGATATACCTGTTGCTATTTTATTCTCAATAATCATGGGATTTCTAGCTGAAATACTCGATTTAATTCTAATCATTATCGTAATACTGTTTTTATTATTTACTCTATTGTTTTATAAATCGATTGCTCAATATATTAAGATGATCTTATATTAA
- a CDS encoding ATP-binding cassette domain-containing protein: protein MDITGSNFIGKTALLELIQELYKPTKSKILIDGRNIKNYNKIKLREKIAFLPDQGKPFHGTILESITLFRCEKIEEARKLSDHFGLFELI from the coding sequence ATGGACATCACTGGATCGAATTTTATTGGCAAAACGGCATTACTTGAACTCATTCAAGAACTTTATAAACCAACCAAAAGTAAAATTCTCATCGACGGGAGAAATATAAAGAATTATAATAAAATAAAATTAAGAGAAAAAATTGCCTTCTTACCAGATCAAGGGAAACCATTTCATGGAACGATTCTAGAAAGTATTACATTATTCCGCTGCGAAAAAATAGAAGAGGCTAGAAAATTATCTGACCATTTCGGGTTATTTGAGCTTATTTGA